A single region of the Nitrosomonas sp. Is79A3 genome encodes:
- a CDS encoding response regulator — MSTEPCVFIVDDDYAVRDALRLVIENAGLTCQTFESAEHFLQASFLNEYGCLLLDVNMPGMSGDELQAELNRRNMHFPIIFLTAYGSIPQTVRVMKAGAIDYLTKPISNNLLIKRIQAVLQEAIKRKEKVLAIQMLNSRLNELTSRELEILPLIAAGHSNKEIGRQLGISYRTIEVHRARILRKTGMTSILELGRLCEACQLVSDQAPQEMNVKSNFPES, encoded by the coding sequence ATGAGTACTGAACCTTGTGTTTTTATTGTCGATGACGATTACGCGGTACGCGATGCACTCAGGCTGGTAATTGAAAATGCTGGCCTTACTTGCCAGACTTTTGAAAGCGCTGAGCACTTTCTGCAAGCTTCCTTTCTGAATGAATACGGCTGCTTGCTGCTCGACGTTAACATGCCGGGAATGAGTGGCGATGAATTGCAAGCCGAACTCAACCGTCGCAATATGCACTTTCCGATTATTTTCCTCACCGCGTATGGCAGCATACCTCAAACAGTTCGTGTAATGAAAGCTGGGGCAATCGATTATCTAACGAAGCCTATTTCAAACAATCTGTTAATAAAACGCATTCAGGCCGTGTTGCAAGAGGCAATTAAGCGGAAAGAAAAAGTTCTGGCGATACAAATGCTAAATAGCCGCTTAAACGAACTGACAAGCCGCGAATTAGAGATCTTGCCGTTGATTGCAGCAGGCCATTCCAATAAGGAAATTGGTCGGCAGCTCGGAATAAGTTACCGTACTATTGAAGTTCATCGCGCACGGATATTACGCAAAACCGGCATGACCAGTATCCTGGAATTAGGCCGCTTGTGCGAAGCATGCCAATTGGTGTCAGACCAAGCACCT
- a CDS encoding PAS domain S-box protein: protein MAKQSITQSAFLYFDTQPPLFHYALAMLTVTLALLATFKIPVIGERTAFMLFFFAIIQSTFWLGRNPGIFAIALSLIAINAFILFPIWASAPYDAFILNAGFCILSVVIIATTNLHRRSTTALWKSQKRYIEIVESARDAIITIDADQTILVFNLAAENMFGCTANDAIGKLIERFIPERFRFDHCCMHIHASGYTGSTNHKTPELYTVTGLRTNGEKFPIEATISCCETNEKKTFTVILRDVSERLCTEVALRKSEAQLALVVDEVKAGYWDWDLISHTLYFSPEWKQQIGMDEKEIPNSWEEWKNRLHPNDQKSVLTAIENYIGERQPVFDIEFRLRHQDGSYRWIHSRGGLLRDPNNHPYRMLGINLDITDYKKATELNLRRDSMERAFRLYVASQTAIAIAHELNQPLSALSSYTDLALTMLQNANKDSQKFSYILKNCSLQVLRAGEVIQQLMSVLHKGETVIETIDINNSIHEAINFIKMSGYLDLGAFKFEMDLADGLPLVAANGLQIQKILTILLQNGLESMQESGRNTGIITITSRCCADDPSRAHVTVCDSGIGVKDITALKLIFQPFYTTKSEGLGMGLAVSRALIEAHNGKMWAEKNAISGISIHFTLPFVI from the coding sequence ATGGCCAAGCAATCAATAACCCAATCTGCTTTTCTTTATTTCGATACGCAGCCGCCTTTGTTTCACTACGCTCTGGCGATGCTGACAGTCACCTTAGCCTTGCTCGCGACGTTCAAAATTCCGGTCATTGGCGAGCGCACAGCATTCATGTTATTTTTTTTTGCAATTATCCAGTCCACATTCTGGCTCGGACGAAATCCTGGAATCTTTGCCATCGCTTTATCTTTAATTGCGATTAATGCGTTTATATTATTTCCGATTTGGGCTTCTGCACCCTACGATGCTTTTATTTTAAACGCGGGCTTTTGCATTTTGTCTGTTGTTATCATCGCCACAACCAATCTCCATCGCAGGTCAACTACGGCGCTGTGGAAAAGCCAGAAACGCTATATCGAGATAGTTGAGTCGGCAAGGGACGCGATAATCACAATCGATGCTGATCAAACTATTCTGGTGTTCAATTTAGCAGCGGAAAATATGTTCGGTTGTACCGCAAATGATGCAATCGGAAAACTCATTGAACGTTTTATCCCGGAACGCTTTCGCTTCGACCACTGCTGCATGCATATTCATGCTTCTGGGTATACCGGCTCCACGAACCATAAAACACCCGAACTTTACACTGTGACAGGTCTCCGTACTAATGGCGAGAAATTTCCTATAGAAGCCACCATATCTTGCTGCGAAACAAACGAAAAAAAAACGTTCACTGTCATCCTGCGCGATGTCTCTGAGCGATTGTGCACGGAAGTTGCACTGCGCAAAAGTGAAGCGCAGCTTGCCCTAGTAGTTGATGAGGTAAAGGCAGGCTATTGGGACTGGGATCTCATATCACACACATTATACTTTTCGCCCGAATGGAAGCAGCAAATCGGCATGGACGAAAAGGAAATACCCAACAGCTGGGAAGAATGGAAGAATCGTTTGCATCCCAACGACCAGAAATCGGTTTTAACAGCTATTGAAAACTATATCGGCGAGCGTCAACCAGTTTTTGATATAGAATTTCGCTTACGCCATCAGGATGGTTCGTACCGCTGGATTCACTCACGCGGCGGATTGTTGCGCGATCCCAATAATCATCCCTATCGGATGCTGGGTATCAATTTGGACATTACCGACTACAAGAAGGCAACGGAGCTGAATTTACGGCGCGATTCGATGGAAAGAGCGTTCCGATTATATGTCGCCAGCCAAACAGCCATCGCTATCGCGCATGAACTGAACCAGCCGCTCAGCGCCCTCTCATCCTATACGGATCTCGCATTGACTATGCTGCAAAACGCCAACAAAGATTCGCAAAAGTTCTCTTATATATTGAAAAATTGTTCTCTCCAAGTACTTCGAGCCGGGGAAGTGATACAGCAGTTGATGAGCGTATTGCATAAGGGAGAAACTGTTATCGAAACGATAGATATCAATAACTCGATCCATGAAGCAATCAATTTTATCAAGATGAGTGGATATTTAGATTTAGGTGCTTTTAAATTCGAAATGGATCTCGCAGACGGTCTGCCGCTGGTTGCGGCCAATGGTCTACAAATCCAAAAGATACTGACTATTCTGTTGCAAAATGGCTTAGAGTCTATGCAAGAAAGTGGGAGAAATACCGGAATCATCACCATCACATCGCGTTGCTGCGCCGATGATCCGTCTAGGGCACATGTAACAGTATGCGATAGTGGAATTGGCGTGAAGGACATCACCGCACTTAAACTCATTTTCCAACCCTTCTACACCACCAAATCCGAGGGCTTAGGCATGGGTCTCGCTGTTAGTCGTGCCTTGATAGAAGCGCACAACGGAAAGATGTGGGCTGAGAAAAATGCCATTTCTGGCATAAGTATCCACTTTACTTTACCCTTTGTGATATGA
- a CDS encoding IS5 family transposase, giving the protein MKQLVLSIPLFIKKPKVTRRQKFLEEMEQVVPWVDWTNRIAPHYPVAGLGRKPFALEAMLRIHMMQQWFGYSDPAMEEALHDVPMLREFAGLDAGEDVMPDETTILKFRHLLEKHHLAQSLFAETTGRLAQQGLLLRQGTIVDATLIAAAPSTKNRQRKRDGEMSSTKKGNNYYFGLKAHIGVDADSGLVHSLEITTAKVADGNMIDALVHGEEAIVLGDRAYTRNDRNLEAQRQPEEPVWGMPFKRKRGEELPAEHAVLNRMLASLRAKVEHPFRIVKRQFGYTKVRYRGLFKNAQQLYLLFALANLYHVRKVWMPTTG; this is encoded by the coding sequence ATGAAACAATTAGTATTGTCGATTCCATTATTTATCAAGAAACCAAAAGTAACTCGCCGGCAAAAGTTTCTCGAAGAAATGGAGCAAGTGGTTCCATGGGTAGACTGGACGAATCGGATCGCGCCGCACTATCCGGTAGCAGGTTTGGGACGCAAGCCATTTGCGTTGGAAGCGATGCTGCGGATTCATATGATGCAGCAATGGTTTGGTTATTCAGATCCGGCAATGGAAGAAGCGTTACATGATGTGCCGATGCTACGTGAATTTGCAGGACTAGATGCGGGAGAAGATGTTATGCCTGATGAGACGACGATCCTCAAGTTTCGCCACCTGCTGGAGAAGCATCACTTGGCACAAAGCCTGTTTGCTGAAACAACTGGGCGGTTAGCGCAACAGGGATTATTGCTGCGTCAGGGCACGATAGTTGACGCCACGCTGATAGCGGCTGCGCCATCGACCAAGAACCGGCAACGCAAACGTGATGGCGAGATGAGTTCGACTAAGAAAGGCAACAACTATTACTTTGGATTAAAAGCACACATAGGCGTAGATGCCGATTCCGGCCTGGTGCATAGCCTGGAAATTACCACGGCCAAAGTGGCCGATGGCAACATGATTGATGCGCTGGTACATGGCGAAGAGGCAATTGTATTGGGTGATCGGGCTTATACTCGTAATGATCGCAATCTGGAAGCGCAACGACAGCCGGAAGAGCCGGTCTGGGGTATGCCATTCAAACGCAAGCGCGGTGAGGAATTGCCAGCAGAACATGCCGTGCTCAATCGTATGCTAGCTTCACTACGCGCAAAGGTTGAACATCCGTTTCGTATTGTCAAAAGACAATTTGGTTATACCAAAGTCCGTTACCGAGGATTGTTCAAGAATGCACAACAGCTTTATCTGTTGTTTGCCTTGGCTAATCTTTACCATGTCCGTAAGGTGTGGATGCCAACCACGGGATAA